The following proteins are co-located in the Mus pahari chromosome 14, PAHARI_EIJ_v1.1, whole genome shotgun sequence genome:
- the LOC110332397 gene encoding membrane magnesium transporter 2 produces MVVWLWKVLVGVGLFTLTHAAFSAAQHRSHARLTEKKFEPLPADIVLQTLLAFALTCYGVVHTAGDFRDRDATSELKDMTFDTLRNRPSFYVFHRSGYGPFQRPDSTHSSKLSMSSSDLRLKF; encoded by the coding sequence ATGGTGGTGTGGCTGTGGAAGGTGCTGGTGGGCGTCGGTCTCTTCACCCTCACCCACGCGGCCTTCTCTGCTGCTCAGCATCGCTCTCATGCTCGACTGACGGAAAAGAAGTTTGAGCCGCTGCCGGCGGATATAGTTCTCCAGACACTTTTGGCCTTTGCACTTACCTGTTACGGCGTGGTTCATACTGCAGGGGACTTTAGAGACAGGGATGCTACTTCGGAACTAAAGGACATGACATTTGACACCTTAAGGAATCGCCCATCTTTTTATGTGTTTCACCGTTCTGGCTACGGACCGTTCCAGCGTCCAGATTCAACTCATTCTTCAAAGCTCAGCATGTCATCTTCTGACTTACGGTTGAAGTTTTGA